The proteins below come from a single Corylus avellana chromosome ca3, CavTom2PMs-1.0 genomic window:
- the LOC132176197 gene encoding ribonuclease TUDOR 1, protein MASSTASGWYRGKVKAVPSGDCLVIMAMTANRPGPPPEKSLTLASLIAPRLARRGSVDEPFAWDSREYLRNLCIGKEITFRVDYTVPSIGREFGSVFLGDKNVALLVVSEGWAKVREQGQQKGEASPFLQELLRLEEQAKQQGLGRWSKVSGAAEAAIRKLPPSAIGDPSTFDAMGILAANKGRPMQGIVEQVRDGSTIRVYLLPEFQFVQVFVAGIQAPSMGRRAVIESAVETEGNAEERNGDASVESRAPLTSAQRLAVSAASSAEVSPDPFGVEAKYFTELRVLNRDVRIVLEGVDKFSNLIGSVYYPDGDSAKDLALELIENGLAKFVEWSANMMEEDAKRQLKAADLQAKKSRLRIWTNYIPPATNSKAIHDQNFTGKVVEVVSGDCIIVADDSVPYGSPLAERRVNLSSIRCPKIGNPRRDEKPAPYAREAREFLRTRLIGRQVNIQMEYARKVSTADGSAAASGTADSRVMDFGSVFLLSPIKVEGDDTPSPAPPTPGSQPGVNIAELLVARGFGTVIRHRDFEERSNYYDALLAAESRAIAGKKGIHSAKDPPVMHITDLLTASAKKARDFLPFLQRSRRIPAVVEYVLSGHRFKLLIPKETCSIAFSFSGVRCPGRDEPYSEEAIALMRRKIMQRDVEIEVETVDRTGTFLGSMWESKTNLAISLLEAGLAKLQTSFGGDRIPDINLLEQAEKSAKRQKLKIWEKYVEGEEVSNGAAVESKQKEVLKVMVTEVLGGGKFYVQTVGDQKVALIQQQLASLSLQEAPVVGAFNPKKGDIVLAQFSADSSWNRAMIVNAPRGGVESPKDKFEVFYIDYGNQEVVSYSQLRPLDPSVSSAPGIAQLCSLAYIKVPSLEEDFGQESAEYLSEHTLNSSKEFRAKVEERDASGGKVKGQGTGTILIVTLVAVDAEISINAAMLQEGLAILEKRKRWDNKERQLALDNLEKFQEEARTARRGMWQYGDIQSDDEDTAPVRKAGGRR, encoded by the exons ATGGCGTCATCAACAGCTTCAGGTTGGTACAGAGGAAAAGTGAAAGCTGTTCCTTCAGGGGACTGCTTGGTGATTATGGCCATGACCGCCAACAGGCCTGGACCCCCACCTGAGAAGAGCCTTACTTTGGCATCTCTTATTGCTCCAAGActg GCCCGTAGAGGTAGTGTTGATGAGCCATTTGCTTGGGACAGCAGAGAGTACTTGCGGAACCTCTGCATAGGAAAG GAAATAACCTTCCGTGTTGACTACACTGTACCATCCATAGGGAGGGAATTCGGCTCTGTTTTCCTTGGTGACAAAAATGTTGCTTTGCTGGTGGTTTCTGAAGGCTGGGCAaag GTTAGGGAGCAGGGTCAACAGAAGGGAGAAGCGAGTCCTTTCCTTCAAGAACTGCTACGTTTGGAAGAGCAAGCTAAGCAACAAGGTCTTGGTCGCTGGAGCAAG GTTTCAGGTGCTGCTGAGGCAGCCATCAGGAAACTACCGCCTTCTGCTATTGGTGATCCTAGCACCTTTGATGCCATGGGTATCTTAGCTGCAAACAAAGGCAGGCCCATGCAAGGTATTGTTGAGCAAGTTCGTGATGGTAGTACCATCCGGGTCTATCTGCTTCCAGAGTTTCAGTTTGTCCAAGTGTTCGTTGCAGGAATTCAG GCCCCATCTATGGGAAGAAGAGCTGTAATTGAAAGTGCTGTTGAAACAGAAGGGAATGCTGAAGAACGAAATGGAGATGCTTCTGTTGAATCTCGAGCCCCTCTAACATCTGCACAGAGGCTTGCAGTCTCAGCAGCATCATCTGCTGAAGTTTCTCCTGATCCATTTGGTGTTGAAGCCAAATATTTTACTGAGCTTCGTGTTTTAAATAGAGAT GTTCGTATTGTCCTGGAAGGCGTTGACAAATTCAGCAATTTGATTGGGTCAGTATATTATCCTGATGGAGACTCTGCAAAAGACCTGGCATTGGAGCTTATCGAAAAC ggtttagCTAAGTTTGTTGAATGGAGTGCAAATATGATGGAAGAAGATGCCAAGCGGCAGCTGAAGGCTGCAGATCTTCAAGCCAAGAAATCCAGGTTGAGGATCTGGACAAACTATATACCTCCAGCTACAAATTCAAAGGCAATCCATGACCAAAATTTCACAGGAAAG GTGGTGGAGGTTGTAAGTGGGGACTGCATTATTGTGGCTGATGATTCTGTCCCGTATGGAAGTCCATTAGCAGAGCGGCGAGTCAATCTGTCAAGTATTAGGTGTCCGAAAATCGGCAATCCTCGCAGAGATGAAAAGCCGGCTCCCTATGCCCGTGAAGCAAGGGAGTTTTTGAGGACACGACTTATTGGCCGACAA gTGAACATTCAAATGGAGTATGCTAGGAAAGTTAGCACGGCAGATGGATCTGCAGCTGCTAGTGGGACTGCAGATTCCAGAGTAATGGATTTTGGTTCAGTTTTCCTATTGTCTCCCATTAAGGTTGAGGGTGATGATACCCCCTCACCTGCTCCACCTACTCCTGGCAGCCAGCCTGGGGTGAATATTGCTGAGCTTCTGGTTGCTCGTGGCTTTGGCACAGTTATTAGGCATCGAGATTTTGAGGAGAGATCAAACTATTATGATGCCCTCCTTGCTGCTGAATCCCGTGCCATTGCTGGGAAGAAAGGTATTCATTCAGCCAAGGATCCTCCAGTCATGCACATAACAGACCTGCTTACG GCATCAGCCAAGAAAGCTAGAGATTTTTTGCCGTTCCTGCAACGGAGTAGGAGAATTCCTGCCGTTGTGGAATATGTCCTCAGTGGTCATCGATTTAAGTTGTTGATTCCCAAGGAAACATGCAGCATTGCCTTCTCATTCTCTGGTGTCAGATGTCCTGGTCGTGATGAGCCCTATTCAGAAGAAGCTATTGCACTGATGAGAAGAAAGATAATGCAAAGAGATGTTGAG ATTGAGGTCGAAACTGTTGATAGAACTGGAACTTTCCTGGGATCCATGTGGGAGTCAAAGACAAATCTGGCAATTTCGCTTCTTGAGGCTGGCCTAGCAAAACTTCAGACTTCCTTTGGCGGTGACAGGATCCCGGACATTAACCTTCTTGAACAAGCTGAGAAATCTGCCAAAAGGCAAAAACTGAAA ATTTGGGAGAAATATGTTGAAGGGGAGGAAGTGTCCAATGGTGCAGCTGTTGAAAGCAAACAGAAAGAAGTGCTGAAG GTAATGGTTACGGAAGTCTTGGGTGGTGGTAAATTTTATGTCCAGACAGTGGGGGATCAAAAAGTAGCCTTGATTCAGCAACAGCTTGCTTCTTTAAGTCTTCAAGAAGCTCCCGTAGTTGGTGCATTTAATCCTAAAAAGGGTGACATAGTCCTTGCTCAGTTTAGTGCTGACAGTTCCTGGAACCGAGCAATG ATTGTCAATGCACCTCGAGGAGGCGTGGAATCCCCAAAAGACAAGTTCGAAGTGTTCTACATTGATTACGGGAATCAAGAGGTTGTTTCTTACAGTCAGTTACGGCCTCTTGATCCTTCAGTGTCTTCTGCACCTGGTATTGCTCAACTATGTAGCCTTGCATACATAAAGGTTCCGAGCTTGGAGGAGGATTTTGGTCAAGAATCAGCTGAGTATCTGAGTGAGCACACATTGAACAGTTCGAAAGAGTTCAGGGCCAAGGTTGAGGAAAGGGACGCGTCTGGAGGAAAAGTCAAAGGACAGGGAACTGGGACAATTCTTATTGTAACTCTTGTCGCTGTGGATGCTGAGATTAGTATAAATGCTGCCATGCTTCAG GAAGGACTTGCTATACTAGAAAAGAGGAAGAGGTGGGACAACAAGGAAAGACAGTTGGCACTCGATAATTTGGAGAAGTTCCAGGAAGAAGCGCGCACTGCTAGGCGGGGAATGTGGCAGTACGGAGATATCCAGTCAGACGATGAGGATACAGCTCCTGTTAGAAAGGCTGGTGGCCGGCGATGA
- the LOC132175331 gene encoding calnexin homolog yields MGKGKLVPRLLVAVLFLIACCSLQQLSASDDHTIFYESFDKPFEGSWIASDKADYQGVWKHSKSEGHDDYGLLVSEKARKYAIVKELDEPVNLKDGTVVLQFETRLQEGLECGGAYLKYLRPQEAGWKPKEFDNESPYTIMFGPDKCGATNKVHFIFKHKNPKTGAYVEHHLKYPASVPSDKLSHVYTAIFKPDNELRILIDGEEKKNANFLSAEDFEPPLIPAKTIPDPDDKKPEDWDERAKIPDPSAVKPDDWDEDAPMEIEDEEAVKPEGWLDDEPEEIDDPEATKPEDWDDEEDGEWEAPKIDNPKCETGPGCGEWKRPMKRNPAYKGKWNAPLIDNPNYKGIWKPQEIPNPDYFELEKPDFEPVAAIGIEIWTMQDGILFDNILIAKDEKTAESYRETTWKPKFEVEKEKQKAEDLATGSDGLVGFQKNVFDVLYKIADIPVLGAYKVKILDLIEKGEKQPNLTIGILVSVVLVIFTILFKVIFGGKKNARVEKKNTGVAETSNSQGSSGEKEEEEEEEKEKEKEDTAAPRRRSARREN; encoded by the exons atgggaAAGGGAAAACTTGTCCCTCGGCTACTTGTTGCGGTGCTGTTTCTGATCGCCTGCTGTTCATTGCAGCAGCTTTCCGCTTCTGACGATCATACG ATCTTTTACGAGTCATTTGACAAGCCGTTCGAAGGCAGTTGGATCGCATCTGACAAAGCAGACTATCAAG GTGTGTGGAAGCATTCAAAGAGTGAGGGACATGATGATTACGGGCTTCTTGTGAGTGAGAAGGCCAGGAAGTATGCCATAGTTAAAGAGCTTGATGAGCCTGTGAATCTCAAGGATGGAACTGTTGTCCTCCAATTTGAGACTCGGCTCCAGGAAGGGCTTGAATGTGGTGGTGCATATCTCAAATATCTTCGACCACAGGAGGCTGGATGGAAACCTAAGGAATTTGACAATGAGTCTCCTTATACCATAATGTTTGGACCCGACAAATGTGGGGCCACAAACAAGgttcacttcatttttaagcatAAGAATCCCAAGACTGGGGCGTACGTTGAACACCACCTCAAGTACCCAGCGTCTGTCCCCTCAGACAAGCTATCTCACGTGTATACTGCCATTTTCAAACCTGACAATGAGTTGCGGATTCTGATTGATGGGGAGGAGAAGAAGAACGCAAATTTCCTTTCAGCTGAAGATTTTGAGCCTCCGCTAATTCCTGCCAAGACGATTCCTGATCCAGATGATAAGAAGCCTGAGGATTGGGATGAGAGAGCGAAAATTCCAGACCCCAGTGCTGTAAAACCAGATGATTGGGATGAGGATGCACCCATGGAAATTGAAGACGAGGAAGCTGTGAAACCTGAAGGATGGCTAGATGATGAGCCCGAGGAGATAGATGATCCTGAGGCAACAAAACCAGAAGACTGGGATGACGAGGAGGATGGTGAATGGGAGGCCCCAAAGATTGATAACCCAAAGTGTGAGACAGGTCCTGGTTGTGGTGAATGGAAGAGGCCCATGAAGAGGAATCCAGCTTACAAGGGAAAATGGAATGCCCCACTTATTGATAACCCCAACTACAAGGGTATTTGGAAGCCTCAGGAGATTCCAAACCCTGACTACTTTGAACTTGAAAAACCTGATTTTGAGCCTGTTGCTGCTATCGGAATTGAGATTTGGACAATGCAAGATGGCATTTTATTTGACAATATCCTGATTGCGAAAGATGAGAAGACTGCTGAGTCATACCGGGAGACCACTTGGAAGCCAAAATTTGAAGTTGAGAAAGAGAAACAGAAGGCTGAAGATTTAGCTACTGGTTCAGATGGTCTTGTAGGCTTCCAG AAGAACGTATTTGATGTCCTGTACAAGATTGCGGATATTCCCGTTTTAGGTGCATACAAGGTTAAGATACTT GATCTCATTGAGAAGGGAGAGAAACAGCCAAATCTCACGATTGGCATTCTTGTTTCTGTCGTGCTTGTCATCTTCACGATTCTGTTTAAGGTCATTTTTGGTGGGAAGAAGAAT GCAAgagtggaaaagaaaaatacaggtGTTGCCGAGACTTCTAATAGTCAAGGAAGCAGCGGAGaaaaggaggaagaggaagaggaagagaaagagaaagagaaggaagataCTGCTGCTCCTCGTCGAAGGTCAGCCCGACGTGAAAATTAA
- the LOC132175687 gene encoding pentatricopeptide repeat-containing protein At1g08070, chloroplastic-like: MNKGNKAFLQGKFNCTLRGITLRTWKTANTSKSNQDYSCNRFCSSFLSLLQNQQHSSKHFNQILSRAIASGLFSDPFISSKLLLASLSPRHLDLQFPRALFFQIKNPNIFAWNFMFKAYSQSSCPEQSIYLYNLMRRRFATLPDNHSFPFLLKACGRLSLSQKGQELHSLTLKLALEPDVFVQNALVSMYSLCGLLQTARRVFDNIPASVRDVVSWNSMISGYLHSDCCGEALKVFGEMLADGSMRPDGVTFVSALTACGRIGFLHLGRKIHGLLARSSFLLDVVLGSSLVDMYAKCGQMENARKVFDRIPDKNVVCWTSLIGGYAHSHLFKEAIELFREMQVHGVKADAATVACVASACGHSGALDQGRWVHAHCEKSRIHMNLSTKNALVDMYSKCGDIERALQIFRKLTERDVFSWTAMITGLAMNGQSDKALRFFSQMEMSGDVRPNEVTFLGVLSACCHGGFVDEGFHYFNDMTQSYKLTPRIEHYGCMVDLLGRANLLAEAEKFIRAMPIEADVVIWRSLLFACRCHGSMELAELSADRIEELQPRRCGGRVLLSNIYASASRWSDVNKMRKGMALQRIQKLPGCSFIEIDGVVHEFFAADGPQYCQIESMYETIIGINKVIQAEVFDPDI, translated from the coding sequence ATGAACAAGGGAAACAAGGCCTTTCTCCAAGGTAAGTTTAACTGTACATTACGAGGAATCACTCTCCGCACTTGGAAAACTGCCAACACCTCAAAATCAAATCAGGACTACTCCTGCAACAGATTTTGCTCGTCTTTTTTGTCTCTCTTACAAAATCAGCAACACTCCTCCAAACATTTTAATCAAATTCTGTCGCGTGCAATTGCTTCGGGCCTCTTCTCAGACCCCTTCATATCCAGTAAACTCCTCCTTGCCTCTCTCTCACCCCGTCATCTTGATCTCCAATTCCCTCGAgcccttttctttcaaatcaaGAACCCCAATATCTTCGCCTGGAATTTCATGTTCAAAGCCTACTCTCAGAGCTCTTGCCCAGAACAATCCATATATCTGTACAATCTCATGCGACGACGTTTTGCGACTTTGCCCGACAACCATTCCTTCCCTTTCCTCCTCAAAGCCTGTGGCCGTCTCTCGCTTTCTCAGAAAGGTCAAGAACTCCACTCTCTGACCCTCAAACTCGCACTTGAACCAGATGTCTTCGTACAAAACGCCCTGGTGTCAATGTACTCCCTCTGTGGCTTGCTTCAGACTGCCCGCAGAGTGTTCGATAACATTCCAGCTTCGGTTCGCGATGTAGTATCTTGGAATAGTATGATTTCTGGCTACTTGCACAGCGATTGTTGTGGGGAAGCCCTCAAGGTTTTTGGTGAAATGCTGGCTGATGGGTCCATGAGGCCAGATGGGGTAACTTTTGTGAGCGCTCTGACTGCTTGTGGAAGAATCGGATTTCTTCATCTGGGGCGGAAAATCCATGGATTACTTGCACGGAGTTCATTTCTTTTAGATGTCGTTTTGGGTTCCTCTCTAGTAGACATGTACGCCAAATGTGGGCAGATGGAGAACGCTAGAAAGGTTTTCGACAGAATTccagataaaaatgtagtttgtTGGACTTCTTTGATAGGCGGTTATGCCCATTCGCATTTATTCAAGGAAGCGATTGAGTTGTTCAGGGAGATGCAGGTACATGGAGTTAAAGCTGACGCTGCGACTGTGGCTTGTGTAGCTTCTGCATGCGGGCATTCAGGTGCTCTGGATCAGGGGAGGTGGGTGCACGCCCACTGTGAAAAGAGTCGCATTCACATGAACCTCTCCACAAAAAATGCTTTGGTTGATATGTATTCAAAGTGCGGAGATATCGAAAGGGCTCTCCAAATTTTCCGTAAGTTGACTGAGAGAGATGTATTTTCATGGACAGCGATGATTACTGGGCTTGCCATGAATGGGCAGTCTGATAAAGCATTGagatttttttcacaaatgGAAATGTCCGGCGATGTTAGGCCGAATGAGGTCACATTTCTTGGAGTCTTGTCTGCATGTTGTCATGGTGGATTTGTAGATGAAGGGTTCCACTATTTTAATGATATGACTCAAAGTTACAAGCTCACGCCTCGTATTGAACATTATGGGTGTATGGTTGATCTTCTTGGCCGTGCTAACCTCTTGGCTGAGGCAGAAAAGTTTATCAGGGCAATGCCCATTGAAGCTGATGTGGTTATATGGCGATCCCTACTTTTTGCCTGTAGGTGTCATGGGAGCATGGAATTGGCGGAGCTGTCAGCCGATAGAATCGAGGAACTGCAGCCGAGAAGGTGCGGGGGACGCGTTTTATTATCCAACATATACGCTTCAGCCTCGAGGTGGTCTGATGTGAACAAAATGAGGAAAGGTATGGCTCTTCAAAGAATCCAAAAGCTCCCTGGTTGCTCTTTCATTGAAATTGATGGTGTCGTTCATGAATTCTTTGCTGCGGATGGTCCGCAATATTGTCAGATAGAGTCCATGTATGAGACGATTATTGGAATTAATAAGGTTATACAAGCTGAAGTTTTTGACCCAGATATCTAG
- the LOC132175696 gene encoding uncharacterized protein LOC132175696 yields MAFRSTIYWKRMVSGLGAGSATYATSSSPKLKAYAPAADYAQLHHRHQPKPVKGDFVPVYVAIGMIALSVGLGLHTATHHLARNPTVSVSKKRRETIPEVVEPEHVAEQAEQFIRKSVFRKVAHVQEFNNPEKQLIPDPIRKDAYVHRPRLETLKSVGVEPKQL; encoded by the exons ATGGCTTTTAGGTCTACG ATTTATTGGAAACGGATGGTGAGTGGGTTAGGAGCAGGAAGCGCAACATACGCGACGTCGAGCTCGCCCAAGCTGAAGGCCTATGCCCCAGCTGCTGATTACGCTCAGCTTCATCATCGTCATCAGCCAAAGCCCGTGAAGGGTGACTTTGTGCCCGTGTACGTGGCCATTGGGATGATAGCGCTGTCTGTGGGGCTGGGTCTCCACACCGCCACGCATCATCTAGCGCGCAACCCCACGGTGTCCGTCAGTAAGAAGAGGAGGGAGACGATTCCAGAGGTGGTGGAGCCAGAGCATGTAGCGGAACAGGCGGAGCAATTCATCAGGAAATCAGTCTTTAGGAAGGTGGCCCATGTGCAGGAGTTCAATAATCCTGAGAAGCAGCTCATCCCTGATCCCATCCGTAAAGATGCCTACGTCCACCGCCCTCGACTTGAGACTCTCAAGTCTGTTGGGGTTGAGCCCAAGCAGCTCTAG
- the LOC132175478 gene encoding pentatricopeptide repeat-containing protein At5g61800, whose translation MLIPSIHSTKNLIKQCKTIQQLHQLHCHTIATGLLSLHPFPILSSILYAFTTTLSRNSTTASSVSLLSYALLIFHSIQNPSTFCYNNIIRAHTLLSSPLPALQLFARMRRLSIPPDFHTFPFALKASAQVGSLPVAQTLHSQSFKFGFAADLFVRNSLIHVYSVSDRIGNAYQVFNESSYRDVVSYNAMIDGFVKAGEIARGRELFDEMPVRNTVSWGTILTGYAQTNQCKEAIHLFHQMLALGLKPDNVALVSALSACAQQGELELGKAIHDFIKRNRIRIDSFLSTGLVDLYAKCGCIETASEIFESSPDKNLFTWNAMLVGLGMHGHCHLLLDYFSRMIEAGVQPDGVSFLGVLVGCSHAGLVREAQKLFDEMESIYGVPRELKHYGCMADLLGRAGLIEEAVGMIKKMPMGGDVYVWGGLLGGCRIYGDVETAKIAAEHVMELNPEDGGVYSILANIYANVDQWDDVVQVRRTMNAKRVKKNAGCSLIQLNGVTRDFIADVGEKSRIAEKRELKQISNWMEVVEHMG comes from the coding sequence ATGCTCATCCCCAGCATCCACTCAACAAAAAATCTAATCAAGCAATGCAAAACCATCCAACAGCTCCACCAGTTGCATTGCCACACCATCGCCACTGGCCTTCTCTCCCTCCACCCTTTTCCTATTTTATCCTCCATTCTCTACGCCTTCACCACCACCCTCAGTCGCAACTCCACCACCGCCTCCTCTGTAAGTTTATTGAGCTATGCACTCTTAATCTTCCATTCCATTCAAAACCCATCAACCTTTTGCTACAACAACATCATTAGAGCCCACACCCTCCTGTCCTCCCCTCTCCCCGCCCTCCAACTCTTTGCCCGTATGCGCCGCCTCTCCATCCCTCCCGACTTTCACACCTTCCCTTTTGCTCTCAAGGCTTCCGCCCAGGTTGGTTCGCTTCCAGTGGCCCAAACCCTTCACTCCCAATCATTCAAGTTTGGTTTCGCAGCTGATTTGTTTGTCCGGAATTCTCTTATTCACGTCTACTCAGTGTCCGACCGCATTGGCAATGCATACCAGGTGTTCAATGAAAGCTCGTACAGGGACGTTGTCTCTTACAATGCCATGATTGATGGCTTTGTCAAGGCCGGCGAGATTGCCCGAGGACGTGAACTGTTTGACGAAATGCCCGTACGAAATACCGTGTCGTGGGGCACCATCTTAACGGGGTATGCACAGACGAACCAATGCAAAGAGGCTATTCATCTCTTTCACCAGATGCTAGCTTTAGGACTCAAACCTGACAATGTTGCCTTGGTTTCTGCTCTTTCTGCTTGTGCCCAGCAGGGGGAACTGGAACTCGGCAAAGCCATCCACGATTTCATTAAGCGAAATAGGATACGAATAGATTCCTTCTTGTCCACCGGGCTTGTGGACCTGTATGCCAAGTGTGGGTGTATTGAGACTGCCAGTGAGATTTTTGAGTCTAGCCCAGACAAGAATTTGTTTACGTGGAATGCCATGCTTGTTGGGCTTGGAATGCATGGTCACTGCCACCTATTGCTGGATTATTTCTCGAGAATGATAGAGGCTGGAGTTCAACCCGACGGTGTGAGCTTCTTAGGAGTCTTGGTTGGGTGTAGCCATGCGGGTCTGGTGCGTGAAGCCCAAAAGCTCTTTGACGAGATGGAATCTATCTACGGGGTCCCTCGAGAACTCAAACACTATGGATGCATGGCTGATTTGCTCGGGCGGGCTGGTTTGATTGAGGAAGCAGTAGGGATGATAAAGAAGATGCCAATGGGGGGTGATGTGTATGTGTGGGGTGGATTGCTGGGAGGATGTAGGATATATGGAGATGTTGAGACTGCGAAGATAGCAGCCGAGCATGTGATGGAGTTGAACCCTGAAGATGGTGGGGTCTATTCAATCTTGGCCAACATTTATGCCAATGTAGATCAATGGGATGATGTCGTTCAGGTTAGGAGGACAATGAATGCTAAGAGGGTCAAGAAGAACGCTGGCTGTAGTTTGATTCAGTTGAATGGAGTTACTCGTGATTTCATAGCGGATGTTGGAGAGAAATCACGGATTGCAGAAAAGAGAGAACTCAAACAAATCTCAAACTGGATGGAGGTGGTAGAGCATATGGGATGA